The following DNA comes from Mycolicibacterium lutetiense.
ACTGGGGCGACCACTGGATGGTGTGGGATGCCGAACCCAACCTGCAGCAGCGTGGGCAGCATGTCGAATACAACCTGACGCCCGAGGTGGATCGGACGCGGGTGCGGTTCGACGTCATCGTCGACCTCGCGATGCCGGTGCCGGAGTTCCTCATCAAGCGGGCGAAGACACTCGTTCTCGACGTCGCCATCGAGCGGTTGCGTCAGCGCGTCATGCGGAATCCACGGCACCGACTGCCCTAATCGGTGGGTATCCGGTCCCGCATCGCGTAGGCGACGGCGACGGCCAGTGACGGCTGCTTGGTGCCGCACACGTCGACCGCCATGACGATATTGGACTTGGCGGACAGGGCCTGCGTGCAATCCGGGGGCGCGCTCGACGAGGCCGAATCAGGCATGGACAGAATGCGTTCCTGTACTCCCAGGGTTCCGAGGGTGCGGGCCTGTGCCTCGCCGCGGCGGTTCACCGAGGCAGCTTTGCCCGTGCATTCGTTCCAGCGGTCCAGCGCGCCGGCCATGAACTCCTCGGCCTGGGTAGGGTTGTCAAATCTCATGGCGCGTTGACGTACCCACGTGCCGTCGCCGATGAACTCACGTTCCCGAGAATCCGGTGTTCTCGCCCGATAGTTTTCGGGGACACAGTCTTTGGGCGCCGCAGGGTTGTCACGGGCGGGCGTGATCGTGTCGGGGCCGGTGGCGTTGAGGCGTCCTGTGCCCACCAGTGTCTGGGTGGTCTCGGGGCTGAGCAGGACGGATTCGAGGTCGGACTGCTGGAAGACCCGCACCACCTCGGGGCACTGCCAATACGGGTCGACCGTGCCGCCTTTTGCCACCGGGGTCGAGTTCACGACGCCGGTGATGCGGTGCGACGCATCGGGTGTCACCGTGATGGCGTAGCCCTGCTCGCGCGACCACCGGGCCGGCACCAGAACATAACGACCGCCGTGCGCTTCCAGGACACGTAGGCATTGGTAGCGGTAGACCGGCGCAGCAGGCGGACCTTCGGCGGGCAGGGTCGATTTCTTGACGAGGTAGCCCGGAATGCCCAGTACCTCGGTGGTATCGAGTTGCACTGCGGTGTAATCGCCGTCAGCGGCCCACAGTCCGCCTGCGGTGAAGGCCCCGTCGCGCTTGCCCTGATCGGACGCGTAGATCCTCGTGACCCAGAACAATGCCCCGACCGTGGTTATCACCGCGAGCACGAGCACCGTTCGCTCGGCGATCCTGGGTAGCCGCCCGAGGCTGCCGAGGCCACCGGTGAGGGCCAGCACCGAATAGCCTGCGACGAGCAGCGCGATGCCCGCCACGATCAGCCCCGCCATATAGATCGGGGGAGCACCTTCGATGACCCAGTTGATCATGCTGTACTCGGACGTCAGCCAGACGACGGCCACGATCAACCCCGCTGCACCCACAGCCGCGGACAGCCACGCGATGGTGCGTAGCAATGGGATTCGACGTTCTGAGGCCGCCCACCGCCGCACGCCCACAGTCAGAACCACGAGCAATGCCATCGCGATGAGTACGCGAAAGGCTGCGAAGAAGAACACCCTGATGGTGGTGACGGCGTAGTCGGCCGACGTGTATCCCAGCGTCGACGGATCGACACCGAAGTAGTGGAGTCGGTCGTGGATGAACAGCAGACCGTAGAAATAGCACAACCCGGTGATCACTGACGTCGGTGCCACAACCAGGGCCGCCAGGCTCAGCCACCGTTCGGCGGATTGAGAGAGCGACTTCGTCTCGTCGCTCACGATGGCGGTGTCGCCGGCACGGACGGGGTCGTGGTGGTGGTCGTCGTTGTCGGAAGCGTCGTGGTTGTGGTTGGGGTTGTGGGCGCAAGCGTCGTCGTCGTTGGCGGTGTCGTCGTCGGCTGGGTGAACCCCTCACCCGTGGTCGTTGTCGGGTCCGAGTACGCGGTCGTCGTTGTCGCGGCGGTCGTCGACGGCAGCGGAACCGTCCCGGTCGTCGGGGTGTGTGTCGTCGTGGGGTCGGTGTGGGTCTCGCTATTGCAAGCCACGGCCAACACCGCCGCTGCGGTGATCGCCGCGAGCCCGATGGCCCGCCCAACCGTTGTCGATCCGAGGTTCATCACGGCCTCCCACCAGTGTCTTTACGATGGTGGCAAATTCGGCGACGTCGCGCGCGAGTATCGGGCTACTCGAAATTGAAGCCGGCGCCTGGTCAGCGTCTCCGGAGCACCTCGAGCCGGCGGATCGCCTCTTCCATGGTGTCGTCGCGTTTGCAGAATGCGAAGCGCACCAGGTGATTCCACAGATCGGCGTGCGGAGCTTCGGCGTCGCAGAACGCCGACATCGGGATTGCGGCCACTCCCGCCGTGTGCGGCAGCTCGGCACAGAACTGCGTGCTGTCCGAATAGCCCAGTGGCCGTGGGTCGGCGCACAGGAAGTAGGTGCCGTCGCTGTCGTGCACCTCGAACCCGATGTCGGCCAGTGCATTGCTCAGTCGATCCCGCTTGACCCGGAATGACTCCCGCAGGTCGGCCACCCAGCCGTCCTCGTGATTGAGGGCGTGGGCCACCGCGGGCTGGAACGGCCCGCCGCCGACATAGCTCAGGTACTGCTTGGCGGCGCGCACCCCGTTGATCAACTCGGCCGGCCCGCAGGCCCAGCCGATCTTCCAGCCGGTGACGTTGAACATCTTGGCCGCGCTGGAGATGGTCACGGTGCGTTCGGCCATACCGGGGTACCCGGCCAGCGGCAGGTGCTCGACGCCGAACACCAGCTGCTCGTACACCTCGTCGGTGATCACCAGCAGGTCATGCTCGATGGCCAGCGCAGCGATGGCGCGTAACTCGGCATCGGAGGCTACGGCGCCGGTCGGATTGTGCGGTGAGTTGAGGATCAGTGCACGGGTCTTGGGTGTGACAGCCCCACGGAGTCCGTCCACGTCGATCCCGAAGCCCGCGCCTTCGGCGACCAGCGGCACCGCGATGCGCACACACCCGGCCATTGCGATCACCGGGGAGTAGGAGTCGTAGAACGGCTCGATCACCAGAATCTCCGAGCCCGGTTCGACCAGACCGAGAACCGACGCGGCGATGGCCTCGGTGGCGCCGACGGTCACCAGAACCTCGGTGTCGGGGTCGTAATCGATACCGTAGTGCCGTTTGCGCTGAGCGGCGATGGCATGGCGCAACTCGGGGATGCCGAGGCCAGGCGGGTACTGGTTGTGGCCTTCACCGATGGCCCGCTGCGCCACCTTGAGCATCTCGGCCGGGCCGTCCTCGTCCGGGAAACCCTGGCCCAGGTTGACCGCGCCCAGTCGGCCGGCCAGCGCAGACATCTCCGCGAAGATCGTGACGGCGAAGGGCTGGAGCCGTGTGACAGTCATGTTGCATGAGGCTAATGCGGGAATGATTGCCGCGCTCACGACGCTTTAGAGCGGCGTGACCTACAAACTGAACGCCGACGCCGCACTGCTTCAGCCGATCCAGGTCGGTGACACCGCCGCCGCCAACCGTCTGTTCATGGCGCCGCTGACACGTTCGCGCGCCGATGCCGACGGCACCCCGTCGCCGCTGGCCGCGCAGTACTACACACAACGTGCCGGTGCGGGCGTGATCATCAGCGAGGCCACCGCTGTCGCCGAGACCGCCAACGGCGCCTACCTGAACACCCCGGGCATCTACACCGACCGCCATCAGCACGGCTGGGCCGAGATCGCGGATTCGGTGCATGCCGCCGGCGGCAAGATGTTCGTCCAGTTGTGGCACGTCGGCCGGATGGCGCACCCCGAGATCAGCGGGTTCGAACCTGTCGCACCGTCGGCGATCGCCGCCGAGGTGGTCACGCACACACCCACCGGCAAGAAGCCGCTGCAGATGCCGCGGGCACTCGATATCGCCGAGATTCCGGTGATCGTCGAGCAGTTCCGGGCCGCCGCGCGCCGGGCGATCGACGCCGGCATGGACGGCGTGGAGATCCACGGCGCCAACGGCTACCTGCTGCACCAGTTCGCCTCCGATGTGGTCAACCAGCGGACCGATGCCTATGGCGGTTCGCCGGAGAACCGGGCCCGGTTGACGGCCGAAGTGGTCGAGGCCGTCGTCGCCGAGATCGGAGCGGGTCGGGTCGGGCTGCGTATCTCGCCCGGCAACACCGCCGGGGACATGCACGAGAACGACACCGTCGGCGCCTATGAGGCATTGCTGGCGCGAATCGCCCCGCTGGGTCTGGGCTACCTGCACGTGCTCATCGACCCGGCCACCCGCACCTTCGGGGTCATCCGCGCCTTGTGGTCGGGGACGTTCGTCCTCAATACCGGTCGCGCCTCCGGCACCGACTTCTCGGCACTGGAGGGTTATGCGGAGTGGGGCGCGATCAGCGCGGCAGCGGTGGGGCGGGCGTACTTGGCGAACCCGGACCTGATCGACCGGCTGATCCTGGGTGCCGAACTCAACGAGCCCGACGTGTCGACCTTCTACGCTCCCGGGCCGAGCGGGTACACCGACTACCCGTCGCTGATCGAGATCGAGGAGCCCCGCTCGGCGTAAGGACTGTGCCGCGAATGTAGCGCTGTGGCGATTTTCGGCGGGCGGTTTTCCGCCACAGCGCTGCATGCGTGGCGATGAGCGACCGCCCGCCGTCTCTATACAGTGGCTTCGGATGCCCGACAGCGAAATAACAGCCGACTTGGTCCGTGACCTGCTGCGCGATCAGCATCCAGACCTTGCAGGGCTGCCCATCCGCGAGGTGGTGGGCGGCTGGGGCAACCAAATGTGGCGCCTTGGTGACGAGTTCGCCGTGCGTATGCAGCGCATGGACCCGACTCCGGAACTCCAATTCAAGGAGCGGCGGTGGTTACCCGTATTGGCCCCGCGCCTCCCGCTACCGGTACCCACCCCGGTGCGGTTCGGCGAACCTTCCGAGCGCTTCTCCAAGCACTGGACCGTGATGACGTGGGTTCCCGGAGAACCGCTGGACCGCAGCGCAATCAACCGTGGAACCCACGCGGCGGATACGTTGGCGGACTTCCTCCGGGCGCTTCATGTGAACGCGCCGGCTGAGGCGCCGATTGGCATAGACCGCGGAGCCCATCCCAGGGACTGCACGGACGGATTCGAGCATTTCTTGCAGGCTGTTGCTCCCGATGACGTCGCGACAAATGTGCGGACAGTCTGGTACGACGCTGTTGAAGCTGGCGCTTGGGAGGCTCCGCCGGTGTGGGTCCACGGCGACCTTCATCCCGCGAATGTCATCGTCTCGGATGGAACGCTGGCGGGCATCGTCGACTTCGGAGACTTGTTCGCCGGCGATCCGGCTTGGGATCTCGCTGCTGCGTGGGTGCTGCTGCCCACGGGTATGGCCGGACGGTTCTTCGACAAGTACGCCCGAGCCGACGAGTCGGTGATCCGGCGTGCTCGCGGTTTGGCTGCCATGAAGAGCCTCTTCCTGATGCTCATGGGACAGCACGGAGATCGGGGCCTTCCTGGCGGTAAGTCGAACTGGGGGCCGGCAGGCAGGGCGGCGCTTGATCGTGTTCTGGCGGGCGTTTGAGGCTCGCCCTGTCTGCGCAGAGGAGATGCTGAGCACAGGCCCAACCAACGGGTTGGGCGAGGCTGCTACGCTGCCGTCCAGAGGACTGTCCACATTCGCTGGGCGGTTCCACAACCCAACCTGAAC
Coding sequences within:
- a CDS encoding SRPBCC family protein — protein: MAVQASREAVFDASPEAIMEVLADVDALPSWSAVHRRVKVIDRYPDGRPHHVKTTMRLLGITDKELLEFHWGDHWMVWDAEPNLQQRGQHVEYNLTPEVDRTRVRFDVIVDLAMPVPEFLIKRAKTLVLDVAIERLRQRVMRNPRHRLP
- a CDS encoding sensor domain-containing protein — its product is MSDETKSLSQSAERWLSLAALVVAPTSVITGLCYFYGLLFIHDRLHYFGVDPSTLGYTSADYAVTTIRVFFFAAFRVLIAMALLVVLTVGVRRWAASERRIPLLRTIAWLSAAVGAAGLIVAVVWLTSEYSMINWVIEGAPPIYMAGLIVAGIALLVAGYSVLALTGGLGSLGRLPRIAERTVLVLAVITTVGALFWVTRIYASDQGKRDGAFTAGGLWAADGDYTAVQLDTTEVLGIPGYLVKKSTLPAEGPPAAPVYRYQCLRVLEAHGGRYVLVPARWSREQGYAITVTPDASHRITGVVNSTPVAKGGTVDPYWQCPEVVRVFQQSDLESVLLSPETTQTLVGTGRLNATGPDTITPARDNPAAPKDCVPENYRARTPDSREREFIGDGTWVRQRAMRFDNPTQAEEFMAGALDRWNECTGKAASVNRRGEAQARTLGTLGVQERILSMPDSASSSAPPDCTQALSAKSNIVMAVDVCGTKQPSLAVAVAYAMRDRIPTD
- a CDS encoding pyridoxal phosphate-dependent aminotransferase, with translation MTVTRLQPFAVTIFAEMSALAGRLGAVNLGQGFPDEDGPAEMLKVAQRAIGEGHNQYPPGLGIPELRHAIAAQRKRHYGIDYDPDTEVLVTVGATEAIAASVLGLVEPGSEILVIEPFYDSYSPVIAMAGCVRIAVPLVAEGAGFGIDVDGLRGAVTPKTRALILNSPHNPTGAVASDAELRAIAALAIEHDLLVITDEVYEQLVFGVEHLPLAGYPGMAERTVTISSAAKMFNVTGWKIGWACGPAELINGVRAAKQYLSYVGGGPFQPAVAHALNHEDGWVADLRESFRVKRDRLSNALADIGFEVHDSDGTYFLCADPRPLGYSDSTQFCAELPHTAGVAAIPMSAFCDAEAPHADLWNHLVRFAFCKRDDTMEEAIRRLEVLRRR
- a CDS encoding alkene reductase gives rise to the protein MTYKLNADAALLQPIQVGDTAAANRLFMAPLTRSRADADGTPSPLAAQYYTQRAGAGVIISEATAVAETANGAYLNTPGIYTDRHQHGWAEIADSVHAAGGKMFVQLWHVGRMAHPEISGFEPVAPSAIAAEVVTHTPTGKKPLQMPRALDIAEIPVIVEQFRAAARRAIDAGMDGVEIHGANGYLLHQFASDVVNQRTDAYGGSPENRARLTAEVVEAVVAEIGAGRVGLRISPGNTAGDMHENDTVGAYEALLARIAPLGLGYLHVLIDPATRTFGVIRALWSGTFVLNTGRASGTDFSALEGYAEWGAISAAAVGRAYLANPDLIDRLILGAELNEPDVSTFYAPGPSGYTDYPSLIEIEEPRSA
- a CDS encoding aminoglycoside phosphotransferase family protein yields the protein MPDSEITADLVRDLLRDQHPDLAGLPIREVVGGWGNQMWRLGDEFAVRMQRMDPTPELQFKERRWLPVLAPRLPLPVPTPVRFGEPSERFSKHWTVMTWVPGEPLDRSAINRGTHAADTLADFLRALHVNAPAEAPIGIDRGAHPRDCTDGFEHFLQAVAPDDVATNVRTVWYDAVEAGAWEAPPVWVHGDLHPANVIVSDGTLAGIVDFGDLFAGDPAWDLAAAWVLLPTGMAGRFFDKYARADESVIRRARGLAAMKSLFLMLMGQHGDRGLPGGKSNWGPAGRAALDRVLAGV